ATCAAGTCGTGCAACGTGTAGAAGTCGCCGACACCATGCTCACAGAAAAAATAAGGCTCGAGGGGGCGCTTAAAGAAGCATTCAATGAAGCCGTGCAGAAAATCCAAAAAAAGATGGCGGCAAAAGTAAAAGAAATGGGCGGGCTGGATGCATTCAAAAATCTTGGCGTGTGAGGAAGTTTCCCGAACCCATCCAAACTCTCATGACAGAGTTCATGCGTCTTCCAGGCGTCGGACCAAAGACGGCGCTTCGATATGTCTACGCGCTCTTGAAACAGGGCGCAGCCGCGCGTGAATCGTTTGCGGAAGCCGTCAATAATCTTTCCCACATCCAGCTCTGCTCGCGGTGTTTTGTCCACGCGGAATCCCCTCTCTGCCCGCTCTGCAGCGACCCTACAAGGGACGACCGGCTGTTGTGCGTGGTCGCAGAGTCGCGAGACATTGCCACCGTAGAAGCAACGGGAACGTATCGCGGACGCTACCACGTGCTTGGGGGATTTCTCGATCCTGTCGAAGGAGTCACGTCGGAGCATTTGCGCGTGCGCGAGCTCGTAGAACGCGTGATGACCGACCAGAAAATTGAAGAAATCATTTTGGCAATCTCCCCTGACCTTTTGGGGGAAATGACCATGAGCCATGTCTTCCAAGCGCTGAAACCTTTGAGCCGGCGCGTGACACGCTTGGCGCGCGGGCTGCCCACCGGCGCCGAACTAGAGTTTGCTGATGAGGTGACGCTTGGGGATGCATTTGCTGGTCGGCGCGAAATATAAAACGATGCCCGGCGACTTTGTGCCAAGCATCGTTTTTGTTATGCAATTTTTTCAATCTTGATGCTCGTAAACGGCTGTCGGTGGCCTGCCTTGCGGCGATAACGGACCTTCGCTTTGTACTTGATGACCGAGATTTTTTCGCTGCGGCCATGCTCCACCACTGTGGCGCTCACCATTTTGCCGCTTCCAGGCTTTCCCACAGTAATCTGGCCTCCATCCTCTTCCGCCACCAAAAGCGCGTCAAATTCCAGCGGCGCGCCAACGGCCTGCTCAAGTTTCTCCACTTTGAGCACCTGCCCCTCGTGCACGAGGTACTGTTTCCCTCCGGTCGCAATGACTGCAAACATAGATGTTTTTCGTCCGCCGGCGCCTCGCAGAGAGGACTTGAAAGCCAACGGCTCGTTTAAGAATGGGGAGAGTGTAGAGGACTTAGGGGGAAATGTCAACGAGCTCCTCCGGCCGCCTAGCGACCCCTCTTCTTCTCACAAAGGCCCCACGGCCTTTTTCAAATTGGGAACCCATCCAATCCCAAACTTTCTCTCTAAGTCATCACTAAGTGAGGATAAGTGGGGGTTGACAAAGAAAAACGCTAAAGTAAGAAGAGAAAGTTTTTTGTCCGTGTTTTCTCTCTTAGTGATCACTAAGAGAGATTTGGGGGTGGCGATTGACGGGAGTGAAGTTTTGTGCGAAAGTGCCCCACTGGTGCGCACGGCAGGGAGCCGAGATGCGCATCAGCAAACCCCCACGGAAAATTCCCAGGAGTGCCCAATGGACCCGTACGTTCTCATCGCAACCGTCTCCACCCTCGCCGCCCTCGGTGCCCTGTGCGTGATCTTCTCCTCCCTCTACCGCGCCGAGCAGCGGAAGCTCGAGCTCAAGACCGAGGCATACGACGGACTAGCCAAGGAAGCCAAGCGCGTGGCGCGAGCAGCCGACAAGTACAAGGAGCTGAGCTCGCTCTCGCTCGATGTGCTTTTCGACCTGTACCTGTTCAACATCATCTCCACGGCGAAGGGACAGAGTGTCAGCCTTTGCACGTCCATCGCCAAGAGCATGCTCGGTCTCTGCGCCAAGCGCGGATGGACCTTCGAGGAGACCATGGCCTACTTCGAGCAACGGTTCGTCTTCTACAGTGAGGACCGTCCCTCCATGGAGCCGATCGTCACGGCGATCCGCGGCATCATCACGACAAGCGAGTTCCGCATCGGCGTGGACGGTGCCGTCGCGTGGTTCCCAGCTTCCCCCGAATACGAGGCCGCCGCCACGACGTGGCTGCACCTGCGTTCAACAAGAGACAAGCCTGATCCCCATCCGCCCGCTGCCTAGCCGCAGCAACAACTTCGTCCGTTCTTTCTTCACGTCCACGCCTCGCGTGGATTTCTGCTGTATGTGATGACCGCTACCGTGTTTGAAGAGCGAGAGCGACAAGACTAAAGAGCAATGCGACGATAATGTAAAAAAAGACAACACGCGGTTGGCTCCAGCCCTTATCCAACAGACGATAGTGTAAATGCCGGCGATCGCCCTCCACGACTGCATGCCACCCCCCGCGCAGACGTTGGGCAACCACAGAGAGGAGATCCATCCCGGGAATACCCAAGACGAGCAATGCCATGGCCACCTTACTTCCAGAAATAATCGCAAGTGTCCCCAACAAATACCCAACAAACGTACTCCCTCCCTCGCCAAGAAAAATCTTCGCCGGGTACCAATTCCAGACCAGAAATCCAAGAAGAGCGCCTGTGGCGATACTTGCAAACAGCGCAATATCCGGTTGAAAATAGGTAGCGGAAAGAGAGAGAAAAAGAATGGCTACAGTGCCCGTGACCACAACGCTCGTATCCAATCCATCCAACCCGTCAAGCAGCTTTGTCACATACATCACCACAAGGAGCCAGACAAAGACAAGAATCTGTGAAGTCCCCGCCGAGAGCTCAAGAACGCCGCCAAACGGATTCGTGAGCTTACTCACTTCGATCCCTCCCACAACGGCTGCGAGCGCGGCAAAGACAGGGAAAAGGAACGACACGGACGGGGGCAGACGAAATCGGTCATCAAGGACTCCCCCGATCATAAGGATGGTTCCCCCGACAAAGAAACCCACATAGTGTCGCACGTCAATCAGACCTACGGTAAGACGGTCTGTGGCAAAGAGCGCTATCGCCGTCACAACGACCACAGCGACAAACACCGCAAGGCCCCCAAGCAGCGGGGTGGGGCGGGCGTGAGTTTTCCTTTCCTCTTTCGGCTCATCCAAAACACCCGCACGCACCGCACACGCGGCCACAAGGGGTGTAGAAGCGCACGCGACCAGAAAACTCGCGATCATCCACGGCCACAACATATTAAGCACGAAGCGCCTCCATAAGGCGCAAGTAAAAACGAAGATTATGAACCGTCGCCAGCCGATAGGCCAGCATCTCGCCCACGGAGAAAAGGTGTCGGAGGTACGCACGCGACGTTGTCATACACGTGGGACAATCACAGAGAGGATCAACAGGGGAGTCGTCGCGTGTATACTGTTCGTTCGTGATATGCAGACGCTCATAGAAATCTGTCTTATCCTCACGCCATTGAATCGTTGATGGGTGTCCCCGCCAGACAAACAACGTTCCGTGGCGCGCATTGCGCGTGGGAAGCACGCAGTCAAACAGATCCACTCCCTGGTGCACATAATACACGATTTCTTCCGGCATGCCGCCGCCCATAAAGTAACGTGGCCTATCGTTCGGCAAAAGCGGAGTCGCCCCACGCACAATCCGGTACGCGTCTTCGCGCGCTTCCCCTACCGAAAGTCCGCCGATGGCGTATCCATCAAAACCGATATCCACAAGGGCTCTTGCTGATTGCTCCCGAAGGTCCTCGTGTGTGCCACCCTGGACAATACCAAAAAGCTTGTCGCTTGTACTATGCGGCTTGCAGGAAGAAAAATAATCCTTACAGCGGGTGGCCCAGCGGAGAGAACGCTCCATCGCCTCCTCCGCGCGTTCACGCGGCGAACCGCCAGCAGCAACATCATCAAATTGCATTAAAACATCCGCGCCAATGGCCATTTGCATCTCCATCGAACGCTCCGGGGTAAGAAACAAATGAGATCCGTCGATGTGCGACTGGAACTCGACACCGTCTTCTGTTGTTTTGTTAAGTCGAGAGAGGCTAAACACCTGATACCCACCACTGTCGGTAAGAAGTGGGCCCGCCCAGCCCATAAGACCGTGAAGTCCACCAAGATCCTTGAGCACATCCATTCCCGGACGCAAAAGCAGATGATACGTGTTAGTCAATATCATACTAGCGCCAAGCGCCTTCACGTCACCTGGGGAAAGTGTTTTAACCGCGCCTGTCGTAGCAATAGGCATGAAACACGGCGTGGGAACAGTCCCATGTCCCGTGAGAAGAGTGCCCCACCGGCGTGCCTTATCCGTTTTGTGCAGCGTAAACATGTCGGCACACTATCACAAAGCGAGAGAAAATCGAAAACTCCCAGAGGAGGGAGCTTTCGTTTCTTTTCGTTTTTGTTTTCTCTCGTCGAACGTTTCAGAAGATCCGAAACGGCCGAAGAGCTCGACTTGCGTCGATCCTCTGCACCCGGAAGATGCACAGGACCGACGCCGTCAGGGAGCAACAGCCACGGCAGGCGTTGTTGCTGGGACGTACGAGACAGACTCGGGACGTACCATGCCGAGAATCGAGACGCGGCGCGCGACGTTATACATAGCGCGATTGTCCGCCGCTCGATATTCCAGTTGTTGATTCGCGATAGCAAGTTCGTCCACGCGCGTTTGCAAGTCTTTCATCTCGTATCCCATCTGTGCGGCCACATTAACTGTACTGACGTAAAGGATGCCAAGTACAAGTGAGGCCACAAGGAGGAACGTGTTAAGCAGGAGCGTCCACATGGAGGTGCGTGCTGTTCCTTGTTGCGTTGTTTTGGGGGATCGTTGAAACATATTTCTGTATGATCCGCAGTCGCGCGCTCCGTGAGCGCGGGTTTGTGCGAATCTCCTCTTTTGTTGGTTTCTGTGCATTCTTTGGCTGACAAGCGCCTTCTCCTTTTGCAACTCGCTCTCGCATAAACATCTTTACGATGCGATCTTCAAGCGAATGGAAGGAGATGACCGCGAGACGGCCGCCCGGAGCGAGTAGGTTCCAGATGGCAGGCAGTCCTGCGCGGAGTTCGCCGAGCTCGTCGTTTACAGCAATGCGCAAGGCTTGGAAGATATGCGTCGCTGGATGAATCCGACGGCTATCGCTGTGGCGTTGCTCCGCAATGAAGTTGGCTATATCAGTCGTGGTGTGGAACGGCTGTGCGCGCCGGCGAGCAATGATCGCCTGTGCGAGGCGCGCGGCATGTCGTTCTTCTCCATAACGGGAGAAGATCATCGCGAGGTCCTGTGCGCTCCACGTATTGATGATGTCCGCAGCCGAGAAGGAAAGAGACGGATCGTAGCGCATGTCGAGCGGCCCTTCCGTCTGAAAGCTGAAACCGCGTGCGGGGTCGTCCACATGGGACGAAGCAAACCCGAGGTCCAACAGTGCGCAATCCACGTTACGAATTCCATGTTCATAAGCTATGCGGGTCGCGTCTTTGTACGATCCCGCGTTCCACTCCACATTCTTCCACCCTCGGAGGCGATCTTTGGCGCGTGCAAGCTGTGCAGGATCGCGGTCTATGGCCAGAAGCCTCCCGTTTTTCCCGATTCGCTCAAGAATGGCCCCGGCATGCCCGCCCAGTCCTACGGTTCCATCTAAAACCGTAAGGCCTGGACGAAGCGCCAGGCCCTCTATCACCTCCGTTAACATAACCGGGGCATGAGAGAAGATCTTCATAGGCCAAGCTCGCCAAGTTGTTCAGCGATATTCCCCGAATCCTTCTCCGCCGAGCGTTTATACGACTCCCAACGGGCAGGATCCCAAAGTTCAATGCGATCAAAGACGCCTGCGAAAACGATCTCTTTGCGTATGCCAGAGTAGTGCCGAAGGTAGTCGGGCAGACCAACGCGTCCCTGTTTATCCACGTCAACCTCCATCGCGCCCGCAAGCATAAGCCGCGAAAGCGCGCGAGAAGTGGCGCGCCCCAAGGGCAAACTAGCTAAACGTTTCGCCAGTTTGTCCCACTCCTCTTTAGGGAACAGGAACAGCGAGGTGTCGAGGCCTCGTGTCACCACCGCACCGCGTTTGAGAGCATCTCGAAAGCGGGCCGGAATGGCCACGCGTCCTTTTTCGTCTAAACGATGTCGGTATTCACCAAAAAACATATGGGGTTCGCCCACGACCAATGTTGACTTCCACGGAAAGCCCAGCTGAGGCTCGGCGAAGGGGAATAAAAAATGGGAAAAGAGATTCCCCACGTCCAACCACGATTTACCCTTCGCTCCCCACTTTATACCACTTTGTTTTTGCCGGCAATACGGAGGTGTGGATAAAGAAAACAAAGACGAGGTCGAGGGACCCCGTCTATAACTTCTGATAGTGGATCTACTTTCTCCGGAGACCAACAATGGCGCCAAAGATCCCTCCAATCAATGTTCCCCACCCCATGGCCATCGTAAGAAGTATAGGCACGGGTATGAACTCGCCCCCCATGTAGGATGCCGGGACAGAAAGGGAGAGAATAAGGAAGATGAGAAGGCCAAAAATGAGACCGCCGAGCATGCCGGCAAACGCGCCGACAAATCCTCCGGCGACCACATGAACGAGCGGATCGCGTGATCGCATAAAAAAATTAAGAAAAGTTTTTAAGAGTATATCACAGCCCAAGCGAGAAGCGTGTGCGTAACTTACGGTGATAGGCCACGGCAAAGCGATGTGCTTCGTCCCGCGCGCGCTGAAACAACTCTTTACCCCGCGTCGCCACGCGCGCAAGTTCCGCGTCATGGTGGTCGAAGACGAGACGGTCCTGTTTGCGATCAAAGCCTTTAGCAATACCGATGACTTTGGGAACTTTTCCACCCTTTCCAATTTTTCCAACCTCCTCAACCACCGTTCTCACCTGCCCCTCCCCTCCATCAATAACCAGGACTTCCGGAAGCGGCCATGCATGGGGCTGCCGGCGAGCTCGGGCCAAACGACGGCGGAGGACCTCCTCCATCATAGCCACGTCGTTCGCGCCTTTCACTGTGCGAATCTTAAATCGGCGGTACTTGTCCTTTGCCGGCTTTCCATGCTCGAAGACCACCATTGATCCCACAGCCGAGGTGCCAGAAATGTTTGAGATGTCATATGCCTCGATGCGCCCTTCAAGATCAATCCCTGACTCTTCATATGTTCCCCGAACGTCCGGCACGTCACGCTGAATAAGCGCCACGTCACGGATATGATCAAGAGCGAACAGACGATTACGGAGCGTTGCGGCTTCTTCAAAGCGTTCCCGTCGCGCGGCGTTCTCCATGCGTTCTCGTAAAAGTGTGCGGAGTTCTCGTGTT
The DNA window shown above is from Candidatus Uhrbacteria bacterium and carries:
- a CDS encoding YbaB/EbfC family nucleoid-associated protein — protein: MFSKIKAIKDMRNQAKKMQSALAEIIEVSEAAHGGIRITMDGNQVVQRVEVADTMLTEKIRLEGALKEAFNEAVQKIQKKMAAKVKEMGGLDAFKNLGV
- the recR gene encoding recombination protein RecR gives rise to the protein MRKFPEPIQTLMTEFMRLPGVGPKTALRYVYALLKQGAAARESFAEAVNNLSHIQLCSRCFVHAESPLCPLCSDPTRDDRLLCVVAESRDIATVEATGTYRGRYHVLGGFLDPVEGVTSEHLRVRELVERVMTDQKIEEIILAISPDLLGEMTMSHVFQALKPLSRRVTRLARGLPTGAELEFADEVTLGDAFAGRREI
- the rplU gene encoding 50S ribosomal protein L21 → MFAVIATGGKQYLVHEGQVLKVEKLEQAVGAPLEFDALLVAEEDGGQITVGKPGSGKMVSATVVEHGRSEKISVIKYKAKVRYRRKAGHRQPFTSIKIEKIA
- a CDS encoding undecaprenyl/decaprenyl-phosphate alpha-N-acetylglucosaminyl 1-phosphate transferase, which encodes MLWPWMIASFLVACASTPLVAACAVRAGVLDEPKEERKTHARPTPLLGGLAVFVAVVVVTAIALFATDRLTVGLIDVRHYVGFFVGGTILMIGGVLDDRFRLPPSVSFLFPVFAALAAVVGGIEVSKLTNPFGGVLELSAGTSQILVFVWLLVVMYVTKLLDGLDGLDTSVVVTGTVAILFLSLSATYFQPDIALFASIATGALLGFLVWNWYPAKIFLGEGGSTFVGYLLGTLAIISGSKVAMALLVLGIPGMDLLSVVAQRLRGGWHAVVEGDRRHLHYRLLDKGWSQPRVVFFYIIVALLFSLVALALQTR
- the tgt gene encoding tRNA guanosine(34) transglycosylase Tgt produces the protein MFTLHKTDKARRWGTLLTGHGTVPTPCFMPIATTGAVKTLSPGDVKALGASMILTNTYHLLLRPGMDVLKDLGGLHGLMGWAGPLLTDSGGYQVFSLSRLNKTTEDGVEFQSHIDGSHLFLTPERSMEMQMAIGADVLMQFDDVAAGGSPRERAEEAMERSLRWATRCKDYFSSCKPHSTSDKLFGIVQGGTHEDLREQSARALVDIGFDGYAIGGLSVGEAREDAYRIVRGATPLLPNDRPRYFMGGGMPEEIVYYVHQGVDLFDCVLPTRNARHGTLFVWRGHPSTIQWREDKTDFYERLHITNEQYTRDDSPVDPLCDCPTCMTTSRAYLRHLFSVGEMLAYRLATVHNLRFYLRLMEALRA
- the rsmH gene encoding 16S rRNA (cytosine(1402)-N(4))-methyltransferase RsmH, coding for MKIFSHAPVMLTEVIEGLALRPGLTVLDGTVGLGGHAGAILERIGKNGRLLAIDRDPAQLARAKDRLRGWKNVEWNAGSYKDATRIAYEHGIRNVDCALLDLGFASSHVDDPARGFSFQTEGPLDMRYDPSLSFSAADIINTWSAQDLAMIFSRYGEERHAARLAQAIIARRRAQPFHTTTDIANFIAEQRHSDSRRIHPATHIFQALRIAVNDELGELRAGLPAIWNLLAPGGRLAVISFHSLEDRIVKMFMRERVAKGEGACQPKNAQKPTKEEIRTNPRSRSARLRIIQKYVSTIPQNNATRNSTHLHVDAPA
- the mraZ gene encoding division/cell wall cluster transcriptional repressor MraZ, which produces MFFGEYRHRLDEKGRVAIPARFRDALKRGAVVTRGLDTSLFLFPKEEWDKLAKRLASLPLGRATSRALSRLMLAGAMEVDVDKQGRVGLPDYLRHYSGIRKEIVFAGVFDRIELWDPARWESYKRSAEKDSGNIAEQLGELGL
- a CDS encoding GIY-YIG nuclease family protein, with product MIPEMITIKNGKLPDEPGVYFYYDKRGELLYIGKATSLKRRVESYFVKAHTRRTEELVARIARIEYEQLPTVLEALVLEANQIRAHQPFYNVRQKDDKSFCYLAITNEQYPRPFILRGLELERLGVRPFERKLSHIARKQFLTLFGPYMSAQSLRVALDLVRKFIPWSDCLPGARRACFSVSIGLCPGVCIKTISPTAYRKYIRDLILFFRGRTRELRTLLRERMENAARRERFEEAATLRNRLFALDHIRDVALIQRDVPDVRGTYEESGIDLEGRIEAYDISNISGTSAVGSMVVFEHGKPAKDKYRRFKIRTVKGANDVAMMEEVLRRRLARARRQPHAWPLPEVLVIDGGEGQVRTVVEEVGKIGKGGKVPKVIGIAKGFDRKQDRLVFDHHDAELARVATRGKELFQRARDEAHRFAVAYHRKLRTRFSLGL